One stretch of Salmo trutta chromosome 7, fSalTru1.1, whole genome shotgun sequence DNA includes these proteins:
- the bmal1a gene encoding aryl hydrocarbon receptor nuclear translocator-like protein 1 isoform X2 codes for MTEGENRVPIPVSQRRNSSQGNQPGGVSLSSSQIKSRAIANGWKKIPEAVMNICDYLMADQRMDITSTMNEFMSPSSTELISSSINTQGMDYTRKRKGSTSDYQIDGFSFEDCGDHQGRIKNAREAHSQIEKRRRDKMNSFIDELAALVPTCNAMSRKLDKLTVLRMAVQHMKTLRGAANPYTEANYKPSFLSDDELKHLILRAADGFLFVVGCDRGKILFVSESVYKILNYSQNDLIGQSLFDYLHPKDIAKVKEQLSSSDTAPRERLIDAKTGLPVKTDITPGPSRLCSGARRSFFCRMKCNRPYVKTEDKDFPSTCSKKKADRKSFCTIHSTGYLKSWPPTKMGLDDDNEPDNEGCNLSCLVAIGRLHPHIISQPSHEDIRVKPTEYVSRHAIDGKFVFVDQRATAILAYLPQELLGTSFYEYFHQDDIGHLAECHRQVLQMREKISTNCYKFKIKDGSFIMLRSCWFSFMNPWTKEVEYIVSTNTVVSCSMLDGADPYHQSAASPTASMDSVLTSEGGGRRAIQTVPGIPGGTRAGAGKIGRMIAEEVMEIQRTRGSTPSSCGSSPLNISTPPPDCSPGGKRIQNGGTPDLLSAGTLPGGSDSIGYPYSNQSIMSDNSHLSIDIMDETSSSSPSNDEAAMAVIMSLLEADAGLGGPVDFSDLPWPL; via the exons AGCAGAGCAATTGCAAATGGATGGAAGAAAATTCCAGAAGCTGTAATGAACATTTGTG ATTATCTAATGGCAGACCAAAGAATGGACATTACCTCTACGATGAATGAGTTCATGTCCCCCAGCTCCACCGAGCTGATCAGCAGCTCCATCAACACCCAAGGCATGGACTACACCCGCAAGAGGAAGGGCAGCACCTCCGACTACCA AATTGATGGATTTTCTTTCGA GGATTGTGGTGATCATCAGGGGCGGATCAAAAATGCCAG GGAGGCACACAGTCAGATTGAGAAGAGGCGCAGAGACAAGATGAACAGCTTTATAGACGAGCTGGCAGCGCTAGTGCCTACTTGCAACGCTATGTCCCGCAAGCTGGACAAACTCACAGTCCTACGCATGGCTGTCCAGCATATGAAGACATTACGAG GCGCAGCGAACCCATACACAGAGGCGAACTACAAGCCGTCTTTCCTGTCCGATGATGAATTGAAGCACTTAATATTGAGG GCTGCTGATGGCTTTCTGTTTGTCGTCGGCTGCGATCGTGGGAAGATCCTCTTCGTCTCTGAGTCTGTTTATAAGATCCTCAACTATAGCCAG aacGACCTAATTGGCCAGAGTCTGTTTGATTACCTGCATCCTAaagacatcgccaaagtcaaggagcAACTGTCGTCATCGGATACAGCACCCCGGGAGCGACTCATCGACGCCAAAA CTGGCCTACCAGTGAAGACTGACATTACCCCTGGGCCGTCTAGACTGTGCTCTGGAGCCAGACGTTCTTTCTTCTGCCGGATGAAATGTAACCGGCCCTACGTCAAAACAGAGGACAAGGACTTCCCCTCCACCTGCTCAAAAAAGAAAG CCGACCGTAAGAGCTTCTGCACGATCCACAGTACTGGCTACCTGAAGAGCTGGCCGCCCACCAAGATGGGTTTGGACGATGACAACGAGCCCGACAACGAGGGCTGTAACCTCAGCTGCCTGGTTGCCATCGGCCGGCTGCACCCCCATATCATCTCCCAGCCCTCCCATGAGGACATCCGCGTCAAACCCACCGAATACGTCTCACGCCACGCCATCGACGGGAAGTTTGTCTTTGTCGACCAGAG GGCCACAGCCATTCTTGCGTACTTACCCCAGGAGCTTCTAGGCACCTCCTTCTATGAGTATTTTCATCAGGATGATATTGGCCACTTGGCAGAATGTCACAGACAAG TGCTGCAGATGAGAGAAAAGATCAGCACAAACTGTTACAAGTTCAAGATTAAAGATGGCTCCTTCATCATGCTGAGAAGCTGCTGGTTTAGTTTCATGAATCCCTGGACCAAAGAGGTGGAGTACATTGTCTCCACAAACACAGTGGTCTC ATGCAGTATGCTAGACGGTGCAGACCCTTATCATCAGTCTGCTGCTTCCCCCACAGCCTCTATGGACAGTGTGCTGACGTCAGAAG GTGGAGGGAGACGGGCTATTCAGACGGTGCCAGGCATCCCTGGCGGAACACGGGCAGGTGCCGGCAAGATCGGCCGTATGATCGCAGAGGAGGTGATGGAGATTCAGAG GACCAGAGGCTCTACACCCTCTAGCTGTGGCTCCAGCCCCCTGAACATCAGCACCCCCCCTCCAGACTGCTCTCCAGGGGGCAAGAGG ATTCAAAATGGTGGAACACCAGACCTTCTGTCGGCAGGAACGCTACCAGGAGGATCCGACTCCATTGGATACCCATACTCCAACCAGTCCATTATGA GTGACAACTCTCATCTCAGCATTGACATCATGGACGAGACAAGCTCCAGTAGCCCCAGTAACGATGAGGCAGCCATGGCTGTGATCATGAGTCTCCTGGAGGCTGACGCAGGCCTTGGGGGCCCCGTGGACTTTAGTGACTTACCCTGGCCCTTGTGA
- the bmal1a gene encoding aryl hydrocarbon receptor nuclear translocator-like protein 1 isoform X1, translating into MTEGENRVPIPVSQRRNSSQGNQPGGVSLSSSQIKSRAIANGWKKIPEAVMNICDYLMADQRMDITSTMNEFMSPSSTELISSSINTQGMDYTRKRKGSTSDYQIDGFSFDESSMDTDKDKLRDCGDHQGRIKNAREAHSQIEKRRRDKMNSFIDELAALVPTCNAMSRKLDKLTVLRMAVQHMKTLRGAANPYTEANYKPSFLSDDELKHLILRAADGFLFVVGCDRGKILFVSESVYKILNYSQNDLIGQSLFDYLHPKDIAKVKEQLSSSDTAPRERLIDAKTGLPVKTDITPGPSRLCSGARRSFFCRMKCNRPYVKTEDKDFPSTCSKKKADRKSFCTIHSTGYLKSWPPTKMGLDDDNEPDNEGCNLSCLVAIGRLHPHIISQPSHEDIRVKPTEYVSRHAIDGKFVFVDQRATAILAYLPQELLGTSFYEYFHQDDIGHLAECHRQVLQMREKISTNCYKFKIKDGSFIMLRSCWFSFMNPWTKEVEYIVSTNTVVSCSMLDGADPYHQSAASPTASMDSVLTSEGGGRRAIQTVPGIPGGTRAGAGKIGRMIAEEVMEIQRTRGSTPSSCGSSPLNISTPPPDCSPGGKRIQNGGTPDLLSAGTLPGGSDSIGYPYSNQSIMSDNSHLSIDIMDETSSSSPSNDEAAMAVIMSLLEADAGLGGPVDFSDLPWPL; encoded by the exons AGCAGAGCAATTGCAAATGGATGGAAGAAAATTCCAGAAGCTGTAATGAACATTTGTG ATTATCTAATGGCAGACCAAAGAATGGACATTACCTCTACGATGAATGAGTTCATGTCCCCCAGCTCCACCGAGCTGATCAGCAGCTCCATCAACACCCAAGGCATGGACTACACCCGCAAGAGGAAGGGCAGCACCTCCGACTACCA AATTGATGGATTTTCTTTCGA CGAGAGCAGTATGGATACAGACAAGGATAAGCTTAG GGATTGTGGTGATCATCAGGGGCGGATCAAAAATGCCAG GGAGGCACACAGTCAGATTGAGAAGAGGCGCAGAGACAAGATGAACAGCTTTATAGACGAGCTGGCAGCGCTAGTGCCTACTTGCAACGCTATGTCCCGCAAGCTGGACAAACTCACAGTCCTACGCATGGCTGTCCAGCATATGAAGACATTACGAG GCGCAGCGAACCCATACACAGAGGCGAACTACAAGCCGTCTTTCCTGTCCGATGATGAATTGAAGCACTTAATATTGAGG GCTGCTGATGGCTTTCTGTTTGTCGTCGGCTGCGATCGTGGGAAGATCCTCTTCGTCTCTGAGTCTGTTTATAAGATCCTCAACTATAGCCAG aacGACCTAATTGGCCAGAGTCTGTTTGATTACCTGCATCCTAaagacatcgccaaagtcaaggagcAACTGTCGTCATCGGATACAGCACCCCGGGAGCGACTCATCGACGCCAAAA CTGGCCTACCAGTGAAGACTGACATTACCCCTGGGCCGTCTAGACTGTGCTCTGGAGCCAGACGTTCTTTCTTCTGCCGGATGAAATGTAACCGGCCCTACGTCAAAACAGAGGACAAGGACTTCCCCTCCACCTGCTCAAAAAAGAAAG CCGACCGTAAGAGCTTCTGCACGATCCACAGTACTGGCTACCTGAAGAGCTGGCCGCCCACCAAGATGGGTTTGGACGATGACAACGAGCCCGACAACGAGGGCTGTAACCTCAGCTGCCTGGTTGCCATCGGCCGGCTGCACCCCCATATCATCTCCCAGCCCTCCCATGAGGACATCCGCGTCAAACCCACCGAATACGTCTCACGCCACGCCATCGACGGGAAGTTTGTCTTTGTCGACCAGAG GGCCACAGCCATTCTTGCGTACTTACCCCAGGAGCTTCTAGGCACCTCCTTCTATGAGTATTTTCATCAGGATGATATTGGCCACTTGGCAGAATGTCACAGACAAG TGCTGCAGATGAGAGAAAAGATCAGCACAAACTGTTACAAGTTCAAGATTAAAGATGGCTCCTTCATCATGCTGAGAAGCTGCTGGTTTAGTTTCATGAATCCCTGGACCAAAGAGGTGGAGTACATTGTCTCCACAAACACAGTGGTCTC ATGCAGTATGCTAGACGGTGCAGACCCTTATCATCAGTCTGCTGCTTCCCCCACAGCCTCTATGGACAGTGTGCTGACGTCAGAAG GTGGAGGGAGACGGGCTATTCAGACGGTGCCAGGCATCCCTGGCGGAACACGGGCAGGTGCCGGCAAGATCGGCCGTATGATCGCAGAGGAGGTGATGGAGATTCAGAG GACCAGAGGCTCTACACCCTCTAGCTGTGGCTCCAGCCCCCTGAACATCAGCACCCCCCCTCCAGACTGCTCTCCAGGGGGCAAGAGG ATTCAAAATGGTGGAACACCAGACCTTCTGTCGGCAGGAACGCTACCAGGAGGATCCGACTCCATTGGATACCCATACTCCAACCAGTCCATTATGA GTGACAACTCTCATCTCAGCATTGACATCATGGACGAGACAAGCTCCAGTAGCCCCAGTAACGATGAGGCAGCCATGGCTGTGATCATGAGTCTCCTGGAGGCTGACGCAGGCCTTGGGGGCCCCGTGGACTTTAGTGACTTACCCTGGCCCTTGTGA
- the bmal1a gene encoding aryl hydrocarbon receptor nuclear translocator-like protein 1 isoform X3 gives MTEGENRVPIPVSQRRNSSQGNQPGGVSLSSSQIKSRAIANGWKKIPEAVMNICDYLMADQRMDITSTMNEFMSPSSTELISSSINTQGMDYTRKRKGSTSDYQDCGDHQGRIKNAREAHSQIEKRRRDKMNSFIDELAALVPTCNAMSRKLDKLTVLRMAVQHMKTLRGAANPYTEANYKPSFLSDDELKHLILRAADGFLFVVGCDRGKILFVSESVYKILNYSQNDLIGQSLFDYLHPKDIAKVKEQLSSSDTAPRERLIDAKTGLPVKTDITPGPSRLCSGARRSFFCRMKCNRPYVKTEDKDFPSTCSKKKADRKSFCTIHSTGYLKSWPPTKMGLDDDNEPDNEGCNLSCLVAIGRLHPHIISQPSHEDIRVKPTEYVSRHAIDGKFVFVDQRATAILAYLPQELLGTSFYEYFHQDDIGHLAECHRQVLQMREKISTNCYKFKIKDGSFIMLRSCWFSFMNPWTKEVEYIVSTNTVVSCSMLDGADPYHQSAASPTASMDSVLTSEGGGRRAIQTVPGIPGGTRAGAGKIGRMIAEEVMEIQRTRGSTPSSCGSSPLNISTPPPDCSPGGKRIQNGGTPDLLSAGTLPGGSDSIGYPYSNQSIMSDNSHLSIDIMDETSSSSPSNDEAAMAVIMSLLEADAGLGGPVDFSDLPWPL, from the exons AGCAGAGCAATTGCAAATGGATGGAAGAAAATTCCAGAAGCTGTAATGAACATTTGTG ATTATCTAATGGCAGACCAAAGAATGGACATTACCTCTACGATGAATGAGTTCATGTCCCCCAGCTCCACCGAGCTGATCAGCAGCTCCATCAACACCCAAGGCATGGACTACACCCGCAAGAGGAAGGGCAGCACCTCCGACTACCA GGATTGTGGTGATCATCAGGGGCGGATCAAAAATGCCAG GGAGGCACACAGTCAGATTGAGAAGAGGCGCAGAGACAAGATGAACAGCTTTATAGACGAGCTGGCAGCGCTAGTGCCTACTTGCAACGCTATGTCCCGCAAGCTGGACAAACTCACAGTCCTACGCATGGCTGTCCAGCATATGAAGACATTACGAG GCGCAGCGAACCCATACACAGAGGCGAACTACAAGCCGTCTTTCCTGTCCGATGATGAATTGAAGCACTTAATATTGAGG GCTGCTGATGGCTTTCTGTTTGTCGTCGGCTGCGATCGTGGGAAGATCCTCTTCGTCTCTGAGTCTGTTTATAAGATCCTCAACTATAGCCAG aacGACCTAATTGGCCAGAGTCTGTTTGATTACCTGCATCCTAaagacatcgccaaagtcaaggagcAACTGTCGTCATCGGATACAGCACCCCGGGAGCGACTCATCGACGCCAAAA CTGGCCTACCAGTGAAGACTGACATTACCCCTGGGCCGTCTAGACTGTGCTCTGGAGCCAGACGTTCTTTCTTCTGCCGGATGAAATGTAACCGGCCCTACGTCAAAACAGAGGACAAGGACTTCCCCTCCACCTGCTCAAAAAAGAAAG CCGACCGTAAGAGCTTCTGCACGATCCACAGTACTGGCTACCTGAAGAGCTGGCCGCCCACCAAGATGGGTTTGGACGATGACAACGAGCCCGACAACGAGGGCTGTAACCTCAGCTGCCTGGTTGCCATCGGCCGGCTGCACCCCCATATCATCTCCCAGCCCTCCCATGAGGACATCCGCGTCAAACCCACCGAATACGTCTCACGCCACGCCATCGACGGGAAGTTTGTCTTTGTCGACCAGAG GGCCACAGCCATTCTTGCGTACTTACCCCAGGAGCTTCTAGGCACCTCCTTCTATGAGTATTTTCATCAGGATGATATTGGCCACTTGGCAGAATGTCACAGACAAG TGCTGCAGATGAGAGAAAAGATCAGCACAAACTGTTACAAGTTCAAGATTAAAGATGGCTCCTTCATCATGCTGAGAAGCTGCTGGTTTAGTTTCATGAATCCCTGGACCAAAGAGGTGGAGTACATTGTCTCCACAAACACAGTGGTCTC ATGCAGTATGCTAGACGGTGCAGACCCTTATCATCAGTCTGCTGCTTCCCCCACAGCCTCTATGGACAGTGTGCTGACGTCAGAAG GTGGAGGGAGACGGGCTATTCAGACGGTGCCAGGCATCCCTGGCGGAACACGGGCAGGTGCCGGCAAGATCGGCCGTATGATCGCAGAGGAGGTGATGGAGATTCAGAG GACCAGAGGCTCTACACCCTCTAGCTGTGGCTCCAGCCCCCTGAACATCAGCACCCCCCCTCCAGACTGCTCTCCAGGGGGCAAGAGG ATTCAAAATGGTGGAACACCAGACCTTCTGTCGGCAGGAACGCTACCAGGAGGATCCGACTCCATTGGATACCCATACTCCAACCAGTCCATTATGA GTGACAACTCTCATCTCAGCATTGACATCATGGACGAGACAAGCTCCAGTAGCCCCAGTAACGATGAGGCAGCCATGGCTGTGATCATGAGTCTCCTGGAGGCTGACGCAGGCCTTGGGGGCCCCGTGGACTTTAGTGACTTACCCTGGCCCTTGTGA
- the bmal1a gene encoding aryl hydrocarbon receptor nuclear translocator-like protein 1 isoform X4, which yields MNICDYLMADQRMDITSTMNEFMSPSSTELISSSINTQGMDYTRKRKGSTSDYQIDGFSFDESSMDTDKDKLRDCGDHQGRIKNAREAHSQIEKRRRDKMNSFIDELAALVPTCNAMSRKLDKLTVLRMAVQHMKTLRGAANPYTEANYKPSFLSDDELKHLILRAADGFLFVVGCDRGKILFVSESVYKILNYSQNDLIGQSLFDYLHPKDIAKVKEQLSSSDTAPRERLIDAKTGLPVKTDITPGPSRLCSGARRSFFCRMKCNRPYVKTEDKDFPSTCSKKKADRKSFCTIHSTGYLKSWPPTKMGLDDDNEPDNEGCNLSCLVAIGRLHPHIISQPSHEDIRVKPTEYVSRHAIDGKFVFVDQRATAILAYLPQELLGTSFYEYFHQDDIGHLAECHRQVLQMREKISTNCYKFKIKDGSFIMLRSCWFSFMNPWTKEVEYIVSTNTVVSCSMLDGADPYHQSAASPTASMDSVLTSEGGGRRAIQTVPGIPGGTRAGAGKIGRMIAEEVMEIQRTRGSTPSSCGSSPLNISTPPPDCSPGGKRIQNGGTPDLLSAGTLPGGSDSIGYPYSNQSIMSDNSHLSIDIMDETSSSSPSNDEAAMAVIMSLLEADAGLGGPVDFSDLPWPL from the exons ATGAACATTTGTG ATTATCTAATGGCAGACCAAAGAATGGACATTACCTCTACGATGAATGAGTTCATGTCCCCCAGCTCCACCGAGCTGATCAGCAGCTCCATCAACACCCAAGGCATGGACTACACCCGCAAGAGGAAGGGCAGCACCTCCGACTACCA AATTGATGGATTTTCTTTCGA CGAGAGCAGTATGGATACAGACAAGGATAAGCTTAG GGATTGTGGTGATCATCAGGGGCGGATCAAAAATGCCAG GGAGGCACACAGTCAGATTGAGAAGAGGCGCAGAGACAAGATGAACAGCTTTATAGACGAGCTGGCAGCGCTAGTGCCTACTTGCAACGCTATGTCCCGCAAGCTGGACAAACTCACAGTCCTACGCATGGCTGTCCAGCATATGAAGACATTACGAG GCGCAGCGAACCCATACACAGAGGCGAACTACAAGCCGTCTTTCCTGTCCGATGATGAATTGAAGCACTTAATATTGAGG GCTGCTGATGGCTTTCTGTTTGTCGTCGGCTGCGATCGTGGGAAGATCCTCTTCGTCTCTGAGTCTGTTTATAAGATCCTCAACTATAGCCAG aacGACCTAATTGGCCAGAGTCTGTTTGATTACCTGCATCCTAaagacatcgccaaagtcaaggagcAACTGTCGTCATCGGATACAGCACCCCGGGAGCGACTCATCGACGCCAAAA CTGGCCTACCAGTGAAGACTGACATTACCCCTGGGCCGTCTAGACTGTGCTCTGGAGCCAGACGTTCTTTCTTCTGCCGGATGAAATGTAACCGGCCCTACGTCAAAACAGAGGACAAGGACTTCCCCTCCACCTGCTCAAAAAAGAAAG CCGACCGTAAGAGCTTCTGCACGATCCACAGTACTGGCTACCTGAAGAGCTGGCCGCCCACCAAGATGGGTTTGGACGATGACAACGAGCCCGACAACGAGGGCTGTAACCTCAGCTGCCTGGTTGCCATCGGCCGGCTGCACCCCCATATCATCTCCCAGCCCTCCCATGAGGACATCCGCGTCAAACCCACCGAATACGTCTCACGCCACGCCATCGACGGGAAGTTTGTCTTTGTCGACCAGAG GGCCACAGCCATTCTTGCGTACTTACCCCAGGAGCTTCTAGGCACCTCCTTCTATGAGTATTTTCATCAGGATGATATTGGCCACTTGGCAGAATGTCACAGACAAG TGCTGCAGATGAGAGAAAAGATCAGCACAAACTGTTACAAGTTCAAGATTAAAGATGGCTCCTTCATCATGCTGAGAAGCTGCTGGTTTAGTTTCATGAATCCCTGGACCAAAGAGGTGGAGTACATTGTCTCCACAAACACAGTGGTCTC ATGCAGTATGCTAGACGGTGCAGACCCTTATCATCAGTCTGCTGCTTCCCCCACAGCCTCTATGGACAGTGTGCTGACGTCAGAAG GTGGAGGGAGACGGGCTATTCAGACGGTGCCAGGCATCCCTGGCGGAACACGGGCAGGTGCCGGCAAGATCGGCCGTATGATCGCAGAGGAGGTGATGGAGATTCAGAG GACCAGAGGCTCTACACCCTCTAGCTGTGGCTCCAGCCCCCTGAACATCAGCACCCCCCCTCCAGACTGCTCTCCAGGGGGCAAGAGG ATTCAAAATGGTGGAACACCAGACCTTCTGTCGGCAGGAACGCTACCAGGAGGATCCGACTCCATTGGATACCCATACTCCAACCAGTCCATTATGA GTGACAACTCTCATCTCAGCATTGACATCATGGACGAGACAAGCTCCAGTAGCCCCAGTAACGATGAGGCAGCCATGGCTGTGATCATGAGTCTCCTGGAGGCTGACGCAGGCCTTGGGGGCCCCGTGGACTTTAGTGACTTACCCTGGCCCTTGTGA